One Cedecea neteri DNA segment encodes these proteins:
- the mlaE gene encoding lipid asymmetry maintenance ABC transporter permease subunit MlaE, translating into MLLNALASIGRRGIKTCASFGRAGLMLFNALVGKPEFRKHAPLLVRQLYNVGVLSMLIIMVSGLFIGMVLGLQGYLVLTTYSAESSLGMLVALSLLRELGPVVAALLFAGRAGSALTAEIGLMRATEQLSSMEMMAVDPLRRVVSPRFWAGVISLPLLTLIFVAVGVWGGALVGVNWKGIDAGFFWSAMQNAVSWRLDLVNCVIKSVVFAITVTWIALFNGYDAIPTSAGISRATTRTVVHASLAVLGLDFVLTALMFGN; encoded by the coding sequence ATGCTGCTAAATGCACTGGCATCTATCGGGCGACGCGGGATAAAAACCTGCGCCTCGTTTGGACGTGCCGGACTGATGTTATTCAACGCGCTGGTAGGGAAGCCGGAGTTTCGCAAGCATGCGCCGTTGCTGGTTCGTCAGCTTTATAACGTCGGCGTGTTGTCGATGCTGATTATTATGGTTTCCGGCCTGTTCATCGGGATGGTGCTTGGTTTGCAGGGATACCTGGTGCTGACGACGTACAGCGCCGAATCGAGCCTCGGCATGCTGGTAGCCCTTTCACTGCTCCGTGAGCTGGGTCCGGTTGTTGCCGCGCTGCTGTTTGCCGGGCGAGCGGGTTCCGCATTAACCGCTGAAATTGGCCTGATGCGCGCGACAGAGCAACTGTCCAGCATGGAGATGATGGCGGTCGATCCGCTGCGCCGCGTCGTGTCACCGCGATTTTGGGCTGGGGTGATCTCGCTGCCGCTTCTGACGCTTATCTTTGTTGCCGTGGGCGTTTGGGGCGGCGCACTTGTGGGCGTTAACTGGAAAGGTATTGATGCCGGTTTCTTCTGGTCAGCAATGCAAAATGCGGTCTCATGGCGGCTGGATTTGGTTAACTGCGTGATTAAAAGCGTAGTCTTCGCCATTACCGTAACATGGATCGCGTTATTCAACGGGTACGATGCTATTCCGACTTCTGCCGGGATTAGCCGGGCAACCACGCGCACCGTTGTGCACGCTTCTCTGGCCGTTTTGGGCCTCGATTTTGTGCTGACAGCACTGATGTTTGGGAATTGA
- the mlaF gene encoding phospholipid ABC transporter ATP-binding protein MlaF: MSQTEANLVEIRGMSFSRGERQIFENISLTVPRGKVTAIMGPSGIGKTTLLKLIGGQIQPDRGEILFDGENVPAMSRSRLFTVRKRMSMLFQSGALFTDLNVFENVAYPLREHLQLPEPLLHSTVMMKLEAVGLRGAANLMPSELSGGMARRAALARAIALEPDLIMFDEPFVGQDPITMGVLVKLISELNSALGVTCIVVSHDVPEVLSIADYAYIAADQHIVAQGSPAELCENHDPRVRQFLDGIADGPVPFRYPAGDYRQDLLPGTRS, from the coding sequence ATGAGTCAGACAGAAGCGAATCTGGTTGAGATCCGTGGGATGAGTTTCTCCCGCGGAGAGCGGCAGATCTTCGAGAACATTTCGCTGACCGTACCACGCGGCAAAGTGACGGCGATCATGGGGCCATCGGGGATCGGTAAGACAACGCTTTTGAAGCTTATCGGTGGGCAGATCCAGCCGGACAGAGGGGAAATTCTGTTTGATGGCGAAAATGTACCGGCGATGTCGCGCTCGCGGCTGTTTACCGTACGCAAACGCATGAGCATGCTGTTTCAATCCGGCGCCTTGTTTACCGATCTTAACGTGTTTGAAAACGTGGCTTATCCGCTGCGTGAACATCTTCAGTTACCAGAACCTTTATTACACAGTACGGTGATGATGAAGCTGGAAGCTGTCGGGCTTCGCGGGGCAGCGAATCTGATGCCTTCTGAATTATCTGGCGGGATGGCACGCCGCGCCGCGCTTGCCCGCGCTATTGCACTTGAGCCAGACCTGATTATGTTTGATGAACCTTTCGTCGGGCAGGATCCTATTACCATGGGCGTGTTGGTTAAGCTTATTTCAGAACTTAACAGCGCTCTTGGCGTCACCTGCATTGTGGTATCACACGATGTACCAGAAGTCTTAAGCATCGCGGATTACGCTTATATTGCTGCCGATCAGCACATTGTGGCGCAAGGTAGTCCCGCGGAGTTATGTGAAAACCACGATCCACGCGTTAGACAGTTCCTTGATGGGATCGCGGACGGCCCGGTGCCATTCCGTTATCCCGCCGGGGATTATCGACAAGATTTATTACCTGGAACGAGGAGCTAA
- a CDS encoding calcium/sodium antiporter → MLLATALLIIGLLLVVYGADRLVFAAAILCRSIGIPPLIIGMTVVSIGTSLPEIIIASTSALHGQLDLAVGTAIGSNITNIMLILGLAALLHPFTVNSDILRRELPLMLAVSAAAGLFLYDGELTQAEGVMLLTIAVLYLLFIIRIGRLAERQGVDSLTREQLAELPQEGSLSVAFLWLGVALVIMPMATRMVIDNASVLAHYFGVSELVIGLTIIAIGTSLPELATAIAGARKGEDDIAIGNIIGSNIFNVVFVLGIPALLAPGHLNPLAFARDYWLMLAVSAVFALLCWRKPRQIGKLAGALLTCGFIIWIVVLWFVAPPVVG, encoded by the coding sequence ATGCTGTTAGCTACGGCGCTATTAATTATTGGTTTACTTCTGGTGGTCTATGGCGCCGACCGTTTAGTTTTCGCCGCAGCAATCCTTTGCCGCAGTATTGGGATCCCACCGCTGATTATCGGCATGACGGTGGTCAGCATCGGCACCTCGCTTCCTGAAATCATCATCGCCAGTACTTCTGCGCTGCACGGCCAGTTGGATTTGGCCGTAGGAACAGCGATTGGTTCAAATATCACCAATATTATGCTGATTCTGGGGCTGGCCGCCCTGCTGCACCCATTTACCGTTAATTCCGATATTCTACGCCGTGAGTTGCCTCTAATGTTGGCGGTGAGTGCCGCCGCAGGTCTGTTTCTCTATGACGGGGAGCTGACGCAGGCAGAAGGTGTCATGCTGCTGACAATCGCGGTGTTATATCTACTCTTTATCATTAGAATAGGCCGCCTTGCGGAACGGCAAGGTGTCGATAGTCTGACGCGGGAACAACTGGCCGAACTCCCTCAAGAAGGCAGCCTTTCCGTCGCATTTTTATGGCTAGGCGTTGCGTTAGTTATCATGCCAATGGCAACGCGGATGGTCATCGATAATGCCTCGGTGCTTGCCCATTATTTTGGCGTAAGCGAACTGGTTATCGGTTTGACGATCATTGCGATTGGCACCAGCCTGCCAGAATTAGCGACCGCCATAGCCGGAGCGCGCAAGGGCGAAGATGACATTGCGATTGGTAATATCATCGGCTCGAACATTTTTAACGTGGTGTTTGTGCTTGGCATTCCTGCACTGCTGGCGCCGGGCCACCTGAACCCGTTGGCTTTTGCCCGGGATTATTGGCTGATGTTAGCGGTAAGTGCTGTTTTTGCGCTGCTCTGCTGGCGTAAACCTCGCCAAATCGGCAAGCTCGCGGGCGCTCTGTTAACATGTGGGTTCATCATATGGATCGTGGTGCTGTGGTTCGTTGCGCCACCTGTCGTCGGATAA
- the kdsD gene encoding arabinose-5-phosphate isomerase KdsD: protein MSHIDLAPGFDFQQAGKDVLNIEREGLAQLDQYINDDFSRACEKIFYCPGKVVVMGMGKSGHIGKKIAATFASTGTPAFFVHPGEASHGDLGMVTAQDIVLAISNSGESNEILALIPVLKRLQVPLICMTARPESSMGRAADIHLCIKVPQEACPLGLAPTSSTTATLVMGDALAVALLKARGFTAEDFALSHPGGALGRKLLLRVNDIMHTGDDIPHVSKEASLRDALLEITRKNMGMTVICNDLMKIEGIFTDGDLRRVFDMGVDLHTLRIADVMTTGGIRVRPGTLAVDALNLMQSRHITSVLVADGDQLLGVVHMHDMLRAGVV from the coding sequence ATGTCTCATATAGATTTAGCACCGGGTTTTGACTTTCAACAAGCGGGCAAAGACGTGCTCAATATTGAACGTGAAGGCCTGGCTCAGCTCGACCAGTACATTAACGACGATTTCTCACGGGCCTGTGAGAAGATATTCTACTGTCCCGGCAAAGTTGTTGTCATGGGGATGGGGAAATCGGGTCATATTGGGAAAAAAATAGCGGCAACCTTTGCCAGCACCGGCACGCCAGCTTTTTTTGTGCACCCAGGGGAAGCCAGCCACGGTGATTTAGGCATGGTCACAGCACAGGATATAGTTCTGGCGATTTCTAATTCCGGTGAGTCGAACGAAATTCTGGCGCTCATCCCGGTCTTAAAGCGTCTTCAGGTTCCTCTGATTTGCATGACCGCCCGCCCGGAAAGTTCAATGGGACGCGCAGCGGATATCCATCTGTGCATCAAAGTGCCTCAGGAAGCTTGCCCTCTCGGCCTCGCGCCAACGTCCAGCACAACGGCGACGCTGGTTATGGGCGATGCGCTAGCCGTGGCGTTACTGAAAGCCCGTGGTTTTACCGCTGAAGATTTTGCGCTGTCTCATCCTGGGGGCGCTCTGGGTCGTAAGCTGTTACTCCGCGTAAACGATATCATGCACACTGGTGATGATATCCCTCACGTGAGCAAAGAGGCTTCTTTGCGCGATGCGCTGTTGGAGATTACCCGTAAAAATATGGGAATGACGGTCATCTGCAATGACCTGATGAAAATTGAAGGTATCTTTACCGATGGCGATTTGCGTCGCGTGTTCGATATGGGCGTCGATTTACATACCTTACGTATTGCGGATGTCATGACAACAGGCGGCATTCGCGTACGTCCAGGAACATTGGCTGTTGATGCATTAAACCTGATGCAGTCACGCCATATTACTTCGGTTCTGGTCGCAGATGGCGACCAGTTGCTGGGTGTGGTACATATGCATGACATGCTACGCGCAGGCGTAGTTTAA
- the kdsC gene encoding 3-deoxy-manno-octulosonate-8-phosphatase KdsC, whose translation MSNRDALLNTCYGPVSAQVIARAKEIRLLILDVDGVMSDGLIYMGNSGEELKAFNVRDGYGIRCALTSGIEVAIITGRKAKLLEDRCTTLGITHLYQGQSDKLVAFQDLLSKVALSPDQVAYIGDDLIDWPVMERVGLSVAVADAHPLLTPKADYVTRISGGRGAVREICDLLLMAQGKLDEAKGQSI comes from the coding sequence ATGAGTAACCGTGATGCGCTGCTCAATACCTGTTATGGACCGGTAAGCGCGCAGGTCATAGCGCGGGCGAAAGAGATTCGTCTGCTGATTCTGGACGTCGACGGCGTGATGTCTGACGGCCTTATTTACATGGGCAACAGCGGTGAAGAGCTTAAGGCCTTCAACGTGCGTGATGGCTATGGTATTCGCTGTGCCCTGACCTCAGGAATAGAAGTCGCTATTATTACTGGAAGGAAAGCAAAGCTGCTGGAAGATCGCTGCACAACGTTGGGCATTACCCATCTCTATCAAGGTCAATCAGATAAGCTTGTGGCGTTTCAGGATTTGCTGTCAAAGGTTGCGCTGTCTCCCGATCAGGTGGCCTATATTGGCGATGACTTGATCGACTGGCCGGTCATGGAACGAGTCGGTTTAAGCGTTGCCGTTGCTGATGCTCACCCATTATTGACGCCAAAAGCGGATTATGTGACCAGAATTAGCGGTGGGCGAGGTGCAGTGCGGGAAATCTGCGATCTTCTGTTGATGGCGCAAGGCAAGCTTGATGAGGCTAAAGGGCAATCCATATGA
- the lptC gene encoding LPS export ABC transporter periplasmic protein LptC, translated as MSKTKRWIIFLLAIAALVLIGLNLTEKDEPSVTVNNDTPTYQSEFSTTVVYNPQGALNYKLIAQHVEYFSDTGISWFTKPVMTQYDENKIATWEIHADRAKLTDDKMLYLYGNVIVTALTPDSQLRKITTDNAQVNLITQDVASDDLVTLYGTTFNSSGLKMRGNLRSQTAQLIEKVKTSYEIQNKQTQP; from the coding sequence ATGAGCAAGACCAAACGTTGGATTATTTTCCTGCTCGCCATTGCGGCATTAGTGCTTATCGGCCTGAATCTGACGGAGAAGGACGAACCTAGCGTAACCGTTAACAACGACACGCCGACTTACCAAAGCGAATTCTCCACAACGGTCGTATACAACCCGCAGGGCGCGTTGAACTATAAGCTTATTGCTCAACACGTTGAATACTTTTCCGATACTGGCATTTCATGGTTCACTAAGCCGGTCATGACTCAGTACGATGAAAATAAAATCGCCACATGGGAAATTCACGCGGATCGCGCCAAACTTACCGATGATAAAATGCTTTATTTGTACGGCAACGTCATCGTCACAGCGCTAACGCCTGATTCTCAGTTACGGAAAATCACGACGGATAATGCGCAGGTGAATTTAATCACTCAGGATGTCGCTTCTGACGATCTTGTTACCCTGTACGGCACCACATTTAACTCCAGTGGCCTGAAAATGCGTGGCAATTTACGCAGCCAAACTGCACAGCTGATTGAAAAGGTTAAGACCTCTTATGAAATCCAAAATAAACAAACTCAGCCTTAA
- the lptA gene encoding lipopolysaccharide ABC transporter substrate-binding protein LptA, giving the protein MKSKINKLSLKLVLLGSLFAAPLSAWALTGDTDQPIHIESDQQSLDMQGNVVTFTGNVVVTQGTIKINADKVVVTRPGGEQGKEVIDGYGNPATFYQMQDNGKPVKGHASTMHYELAKDFVVLTGNAYLEQLDSNITGDKITYLVKEQKMQAFSEKGKRVTTVLVPSQLQNKNGQQPAPKKSN; this is encoded by the coding sequence ATGAAATCCAAAATAAACAAACTCAGCCTTAAACTTGTTCTGCTTGGTTCGCTCTTTGCCGCACCTTTGTCTGCCTGGGCACTGACGGGTGATACCGACCAACCTATTCATATCGAATCCGACCAGCAGTCTCTCGATATGCAGGGCAACGTCGTCACCTTCACCGGCAATGTGGTTGTGACCCAGGGCACTATCAAAATCAACGCCGATAAAGTCGTTGTGACCCGCCCAGGCGGTGAACAAGGCAAAGAGGTGATTGATGGCTATGGTAACCCTGCTACTTTCTATCAAATGCAGGACAACGGTAAGCCGGTAAAAGGCCACGCCTCAACCATGCATTATGAATTGGCTAAAGACTTCGTTGTGCTGACCGGCAACGCTTACCTTGAACAGCTGGACAGCAACATCACCGGCGACAAAATCACCTACCTGGTGAAAGAGCAAAAAATGCAGGCGTTTAGCGAGAAAGGCAAACGCGTGACCACCGTACTGGTACCGTCTCAGTTGCAAAACAAAAACGGCCAGCAACCGGCACCGAAAAAGAGTAACTGA
- the lptB gene encoding LPS export ABC transporter ATP-binding protein, translating into MATLIAKNLAKAYKGRRVVEDVSLTVKSGEIVGLLGPNGAGKTTTFYMVVGIVPRDAGNIIIDEEDISLLPLHARARRGIGYLPQEASIFRRLSVFDNLMAVLQIRDDLTSEQRDDRANELMEEFHISHLRNNLGQSLSGGERRRVEIARALAANPKFILLDEPFAGVDPISVIDIKRIIEHLRDSGLGVLITDHNVRETLAVCERAYIVSQGHLIAHGTPEEILEDEQVKRVYLGEEFRL; encoded by the coding sequence ATGGCAACTTTAATTGCGAAAAACCTGGCCAAAGCCTACAAAGGCCGCCGCGTAGTCGAAGACGTCAGCCTGACCGTTAAATCAGGTGAAATTGTGGGGTTACTCGGGCCGAACGGTGCCGGTAAAACCACGACGTTTTACATGGTGGTGGGGATCGTGCCACGCGATGCGGGCAACATCATTATTGATGAAGAAGACATCAGCTTGCTGCCACTACATGCTCGCGCGCGTCGCGGCATCGGTTATTTGCCGCAGGAAGCGTCCATTTTCCGTCGCCTGAGCGTATTTGATAACCTGATGGCGGTACTGCAGATTCGTGACGATCTTACGTCAGAGCAGCGTGACGATCGCGCTAACGAGCTGATGGAAGAGTTCCACATTTCGCACCTGCGCAACAACCTTGGGCAGTCGCTCTCCGGCGGTGAACGTCGCCGCGTTGAAATCGCCCGCGCGCTAGCGGCCAACCCGAAATTCATTTTGCTGGATGAACCCTTTGCCGGGGTTGACCCTATTTCCGTTATTGATATCAAACGCATCATCGAGCACCTGCGTGACAGCGGCCTCGGCGTGTTGATTACCGATCATAACGTCCGCGAGACGCTGGCCGTCTGCGAACGCGCTTACATCGTTAGTCAGGGGCATCTGATTGCCCACGGAACACCGGAAGAAATCCTTGAAGACGAGCAAGTTAAGCGAGTCTATCTGGGCGAAGAGTTCAGACTCTGA
- the rpoN gene encoding RNA polymerase factor sigma-54 — protein MKQGLQLRLSQQLAMTPQLQQAIRLLQLSTLELQQELQQALDSNPLLEQTDLHDEIDTQEMPESEAMDTREALEQKEMPDELPLDASWDEIYTAGTPSGTGTDYLDDELPIYQGETTQSLQDYLMWQVDLTPFSDTDAAIATSIVDAVDETGYLTVPLEDILESLGHDDVSLDEVEAVLKRIQRFDPVGVAARDLRDCLLIQLSQYAKETPWLAEARLIVSDHLDLLANHDFRTLMRVTRIKEDALKEAMCLIQSLDPRPGQSIQTGEPEYVIPDVLVRKHLARWVVELNADSIPRLKINQQYAAMSGNTRNDSDSQFIRSNLQEAKWLIKSLESRNDTLLRVSRCIVEQQQAFFEHGEEHMKPMVLADIAQAVDMHESTISRVTTQKYLHSPRGIFELKYFFSSHVNTEGGGEASSTAIRALVKKLIAAENPAKPLSDSKLTSMLSDQGIMVARRTVAKYRESLSIPPSNQRKQLV, from the coding sequence ATGAAGCAAGGTTTGCAATTACGGCTTAGCCAACAACTTGCTATGACGCCCCAGCTGCAGCAGGCCATTCGTCTGCTACAGCTCTCAACGTTAGAGCTTCAGCAAGAACTCCAGCAGGCACTGGACAGTAATCCATTGCTTGAGCAAACCGACCTGCATGATGAGATCGATACTCAGGAAATGCCTGAGAGCGAAGCAATGGATACCCGTGAAGCCCTCGAGCAGAAAGAAATGCCCGATGAGCTGCCTCTGGATGCCAGCTGGGATGAGATTTACACCGCCGGTACCCCTTCAGGGACAGGAACGGACTATCTGGACGATGAGCTACCGATCTACCAGGGTGAAACGACCCAGTCACTCCAGGATTACCTGATGTGGCAGGTCGATCTGACACCATTTTCCGATACGGATGCCGCTATTGCGACTTCTATTGTCGATGCGGTGGATGAAACCGGGTATCTCACTGTTCCACTGGAAGACATTCTCGAGAGCCTGGGCCACGACGATGTCAGCCTTGACGAAGTAGAAGCCGTCCTCAAACGTATCCAACGTTTTGATCCCGTCGGCGTTGCCGCGCGGGATTTACGCGATTGCCTGCTGATTCAGCTTTCTCAATACGCCAAAGAGACCCCATGGCTAGCGGAAGCCCGGCTTATCGTTAGCGATCATTTAGATCTGCTGGCAAATCATGACTTCCGGACGTTGATGCGCGTCACGCGTATCAAAGAGGACGCGCTTAAAGAGGCCATGTGCCTGATTCAGTCTCTTGATCCCCGCCCTGGCCAGTCGATCCAAACGGGTGAACCTGAGTACGTTATCCCTGATGTACTGGTGCGCAAACACCTGGCGCGCTGGGTTGTAGAGCTTAACGCAGACAGCATCCCGCGTCTCAAAATCAACCAGCAATATGCAGCCATGAGCGGCAATACGCGCAATGACAGCGACTCGCAGTTCATCCGCAGTAACCTGCAGGAAGCGAAATGGTTGATCAAAAGCCTGGAAAGCCGCAATGATACGCTATTGCGCGTGAGCCGCTGCATTGTTGAACAGCAGCAGGCCTTCTTTGAGCACGGTGAAGAGCACATGAAGCCGATGGTGCTGGCCGATATTGCTCAGGCGGTGGACATGCATGAGTCGACAATCTCCAGGGTGACCACTCAGAAATATTTGCATAGCCCACGCGGCATCTTTGAATTGAAATATTTCTTCTCCAGCCACGTCAATACCGAAGGCGGCGGTGAAGCCTCCTCCACGGCAATTCGGGCGCTGGTGAAGAAGTTAATAGCTGCGGAAAACCCCGCCAAACCGCTGAGCGACAGTAAGTTAACCTCAATGCTGTCAGATCAAGGTATCATGGTGGCGCGCCGCACAGTTGCGAAGTACCGAGAGTCTTTATCCATTCCACCGTCAAACCAGCGTAAACAGCTGGTGTGA
- the hpf gene encoding ribosome hibernation promoting factor: MQLNITGQNVEITEALREFLNSKFAKLEQYFERINQVYIVLKVEKVTHTADATLHVNGGELHASAEGQDMYAAIDGLIDKLARQLTKHKDKLKQH; the protein is encoded by the coding sequence ATGCAGCTCAACATTACGGGACAAAACGTCGAGATCACTGAGGCACTACGTGAATTTCTGAACTCGAAATTTGCCAAACTGGAGCAGTACTTCGAAAGAATCAACCAGGTCTATATTGTATTAAAGGTGGAAAAAGTCACCCATACAGCGGATGCTACGCTGCATGTGAACGGTGGAGAACTGCATGCCAGTGCCGAAGGCCAGGACATGTATGCGGCGATTGACGGCCTGATTGATAAACTGGCCCGACAGTTAACGAAACACAAAGATAAACTAAAACAACACTGA
- the ptsN gene encoding PTS IIA-like nitrogen regulatory protein PtsN, protein MMNNDSALQLSNVLNQECTRSGVHCQSKKRALEIISELAAKQLGLPPQVVFEAVLTRERMGSTGIGNGIAIPHGKLEEDTLRAVGVFIQLETPIAFDAIDNQPVDLLFALLVPADQTKTHLHTLSLVAKRLADKTICRRLRSASSDEELYQIITETEVDHDGENE, encoded by the coding sequence ATGATGAACAACGATTCCGCTCTACAACTGAGCAATGTCCTTAACCAGGAATGTACTCGCAGTGGCGTCCACTGCCAGAGTAAAAAACGTGCGCTGGAAATCATCAGCGAACTGGCAGCCAAGCAGCTTGGTCTTCCACCACAGGTCGTTTTCGAAGCCGTACTGACCCGTGAACGTATGGGCAGTACCGGCATTGGCAACGGCATCGCTATTCCTCACGGTAAACTGGAGGAAGATACGCTCCGCGCCGTTGGCGTCTTTATTCAACTGGAAACGCCAATCGCTTTTGATGCCATCGACAATCAACCGGTTGACCTGTTATTTGCGCTGCTGGTACCGGCTGACCAGACAAAAACTCACCTGCACACGCTTTCCCTGGTGGCCAAGCGTCTGGCGGATAAAACTATTTGTCGCAGACTGCGCTCAGCCAGCAGTGACGAAGAGCTTTACCAGATAATTACTGAAACAGAAGTCGATCACGACGGCGAAAACGAATAA
- the rapZ gene encoding RNase adapter RapZ, translated as MVLMIVSGRSGSGKSVALRALEDMGFYCVDNLPVVLLPELAKTLADRQISAAVSIDVRNMPESPEIFEHAMDSLPDAFSPQLLFLDADRNTLIRRYSDTRRLHPLSSKNLSLESAIDEESDLLEPLKSRADLIIDTSEMSVHELAEMLRTRLLGKRERELTMVFESFGFKHGIPIDADYVFDVRFLPNPHWDPKLRPMTGLDRPVAAFLDRHTEVHNFIYQTRSYLELWLPMLETNNRSYLTVAIGCTGGKHRSVYIAEQLADYFRSRGKNVQSRHRTLEKRKT; from the coding sequence ATGGTGCTGATGATTGTCAGCGGCCGCTCAGGTTCAGGGAAGTCTGTAGCCTTGCGCGCACTGGAAGATATGGGATTCTATTGCGTGGATAACCTGCCGGTTGTCCTGTTGCCAGAGCTGGCAAAAACGCTTGCCGATCGGCAAATCTCTGCTGCGGTCAGCATTGACGTGCGCAACATGCCGGAGTCGCCGGAGATCTTCGAGCACGCGATGGACAGCCTGCCAGACGCTTTTTCTCCGCAGTTACTGTTCCTTGATGCCGATCGTAATACGCTGATTCGCCGCTACAGCGACACACGCCGTCTGCATCCGCTTTCCAGCAAAAATCTCTCTTTGGAAAGTGCGATTGATGAAGAAAGCGATCTCCTCGAACCGCTAAAATCCCGAGCGGACCTGATTATCGACACCTCAGAAATGTCGGTGCATGAACTGGCAGAGATGCTGCGTACTCGCCTGCTGGGTAAACGTGAACGCGAACTCACCATGGTGTTCGAGTCTTTCGGCTTTAAGCATGGCATACCAATTGACGCCGATTATGTGTTCGACGTACGTTTTCTGCCGAACCCGCACTGGGATCCAAAACTTCGCCCAATGACCGGCCTCGACCGCCCGGTCGCCGCCTTCCTCGACAGGCACACAGAAGTACACAATTTTATCTACCAGACCCGCAGCTATCTTGAGTTATGGTTACCGATGCTGGAAACCAACAACCGTAGCTACCTGACCGTGGCGATTGGCTGTACCGGTGGTAAACACCGCTCGGTTTATATTGCAGAGCAACTGGCCGACTACTTCCGTTCACGCGGGAAGAACGTCCAGTCCCGTCACCGCACGCTGGAAAAACGTAAAACATGA
- the npr gene encoding PTS phosphocarrier protein NPr, producing MSVKQTVEITNKLGMHARPAMKLFELVQSFDAEVMLRNEAGTEAEASSVIALLMLDSAKGGHIEIEVTGPEEEQALAAVIALFNAGFDED from the coding sequence ATGAGCGTAAAGCAGACCGTTGAAATCACCAACAAGCTGGGCATGCACGCGCGCCCGGCGATGAAACTGTTTGAGCTGGTACAAAGTTTTGATGCAGAAGTGATGCTGAGAAATGAAGCGGGGACCGAGGCCGAAGCCAGCAGCGTGATTGCCCTCCTTATGCTGGATTCAGCCAAAGGAGGCCATATCGAAATAGAAGTCACTGGCCCGGAAGAAGAGCAAGCCCTGGCTGCCGTGATTGCTCTGTTCAATGCCGGATTTGACGAAGACTAA